DNA sequence from the Geobacter sp. AOG2 genome:
GTTTGTGCCCAAAACTGCGGGCGCCGGCAAGGCTGCTCCCGCGGTCGTGCCGCCTCCCCGCATCCAGGACCTGGCGTTCTACGCCCCGATCCTGGTGAACGGCCTGTTCGGCAAGGCGACCCAGGGGCAGCTCACCCCGATCGTGAACGCCCCCGTTGCGGGCCAGGGCGCCGCACCGGTCACTGCGCCGGCCGAACTGATGCTGCTCGGCACGGCCGTGGGCTCGTTCCGCGAGACCTTTGCCCTGGTGCGCCATACCAAAAAGCAGGAGGAACGCGTGTTCCGTCTGGGGGACATGGTGTTCGACGCCGGACGGCTGGTGGAAGTCACCAGGGAGCGGGCCTTCATCGTGGTGGGCGGCAAGAAGGTCGAGCTTTTGACCCCCATGACCCCCCCGTCGGCAGCCCCGGAACAACCGGCCACGCCCCAGGCAGGCGCACCGGTCACCAGTGTGGGCGCCGGGAGCTTCGTGATCGACCAGCGGGCGCTCAACTCCGCCCTGGACAACCCGGCCCAGGCCATGAGCGACGCGCGCCTGCTCCCCAGCATGAAGGACGGCAAGGTGGAAGGGTTCCGGGCCTCGGAGGTAAAACCTACCGGCCTGTTCGCCCTGGTCGGCGTCAAGAACGGGGACGTGCTTCTGCGGCTCAACGATTTTCCCCTGGACTCGCCGGACAAGGCGCTGCAATCGTTCATCGCCCTCAAGGGGCAGAGCAAGCTCAAGCTCGACCTGATCAGGGACGGGCAACCGACGACGTTCAACTACGACATACGGTAATGGCCTCTTTTCCGGCGTACGCCGGAACGGACACCTCTTCTGCCGACCCTCAACGATTCCGC
Encoded proteins:
- the gspC gene encoding type II secretion system protein GspC encodes the protein MPRALTIINILLGVIIVAILAAITADSLGRRLNGAFVPKTAGAGKAAPAVVPPPRIQDLAFYAPILVNGLFGKATQGQLTPIVNAPVAGQGAAPVTAPAELMLLGTAVGSFRETFALVRHTKKQEERVFRLGDMVFDAGRLVEVTRERAFIVVGGKKVELLTPMTPPSAAPEQPATPQAGAPVTSVGAGSFVIDQRALNSALDNPAQAMSDARLLPSMKDGKVEGFRASEVKPTGLFALVGVKNGDVLLRLNDFPLDSPDKALQSFIALKGQSKLKLDLIRDGQPTTFNYDIR